A stretch of DNA from Manihot esculenta cultivar AM560-2 chromosome 7, M.esculenta_v8, whole genome shotgun sequence:
cctgcgaagtgtgtcaaagggtgaagctggaacatcagaagccggctggaatgcttaacccgctacctattccagaatggaaatgggaaaatatagctatggacttcgtagtggggttaccggcggcgtccaacagagtggactccatatgggtgattgtggacagactcaccaaatctgctcacttcattcctgtcaggagtggctactctgtggataagttggcgcaggtgtatgtggatgagatcgtcaggctgcatggggttcctgtttcgatagtgtcagatagagggccccagttcacctccaggttttggcggagtctgcagaatgccatgggtactaggttggatttcagtactgccttccacccccaaactgatggacagtcagaaaggaccatccagactatcgaagatatgctcagaatgtgtgtgctggactttggcggttcttggaggcaacatctacccttggtggagttcgcctacaacaacagccatcatgctagcatcgggatggctccatatgaagccttgtatgggaggaagtgcagatcacctgtttgctgggaagaagttggagaaaaggccttggcagggcctgagctagtagagattaccagcagggtcgtacccataatcagagaaaggatcaaaactgctgctagctatgcagacgtccgcaggagacagttagagtttcaggagggggatctggtattgctcaaggtgtctccaatgaaaggagtggttcgctttgggaagaaaggtaaattagccccacgatacatcggaccctttgaaatcttgcaaaagattgggaatgtgtcgtacaagctggatttacctgcttcaatggaaagaatccatccggttttccatgtttcgatgttgaggaagtttgtgtcagatccgagcaaggttcttagtgagcctgatgtggaggtccaagaggatctcacttatgttgaacagccagtacggatcctagacacccagatcagaaagttaagaaacaaggaaatcccgatggtgaaagtcctatggaaccaccacaacttggaagagtgcacttgggagacacgggagtccatgctccagcaatacccttatcttttctgaggttagttccctgtgagttttatgtgctatgtatgtatgttatgttgttttgctatgcatgtactagttgaggaacattcggggacgaatgttcttaagggggggagaatgtaacacccggctagactccggtatcggaattcctaccatccggtggaatctcggatgtcggaaacctctagaaggggtaaaagtatgtttttatgatatgttttcatgttttaataattttaagtatgtttttaaatgagttttcgTATGAAAagactttggaggaaaacccaggttcggccgccgaaagtcaagttcggccgccgaacatgcatgcgttttggaggcacgttaggcccccgaaagcatgagtgagggaagttcaggttcggccgccgaaagtcaagttcggccgccgaacatggcatgaatgcggaggcaagttcggcccccgaacgtggcctggccagccactatgaaagggtcacttagccgaaatgggcgagctttctcccattttcggccacagctagcttccgacctccctcttccaaatctagtgttcttccttcaaatccccaccatttttcttgagttttaagcttgcattgaaggttttgaacttttgaaacaagttttggagctttgggaactcaggagctcattttcgtggatctccaagtttaggtcgtctccctctcgatcttcaagaggtaagagccgatcttaagctccttatgtgttttaagtaagttttaagttgttttatgggtagagatgcatgtttaggcttgttgatgagtttatgggttttgatgttttgatgaacaatgtgtgtgtttttgtgtgtttgaagtgttgtagttggggtatatgctagtttgagacccctaggtgtaatgtatgatatgtatgcatgttttagaacaagtttatgcatgattggtgagtttggaggcaaatgtgcataaaagagccaagtttctgccctttggcagaaaccaggttcggcagccgaaggagctttcggccgccgaacatggctggggaggcaggcctttcggctgccgaagttgcccccgaaaggagacttccgtctctgtctgggactttcggccgccgaaggtgccgccgaacatgcatgagtttcgcctctgtctgggagtttcggccgctgaaggtgccgccgaacctgcctgactttcggctctggagggactttcggccgccgaacctgccgccgaaagtgccctgtccagccatttcttgcatgtttttatgtagttattttatgatgttttagggggtttttggggagtatattagagttatgttcatgtatgtttggtccctcattggagtccacctgtgtaggttcggacccaaggaaccgaggaccccagcagtgagccagctgctacagagtttatcagagctagccagaggtgagtggaataaatcttaagttttaaaataaatgaaatatgaattttgagcatgatccatgcatcatgaatgccatgagatatagtaggttgttgcattagtattcacgaatatgttgcattgcatttatgatgatgatgtggattggttattgggtgatcctgtagtcctcatatgacatgatgatgttatggcatgatatggtatggaagtccaggttgtacccattctacgtccctggcacgatgtaagaggaagtccaggttgtacccattctacgtccctagcacagttggactgtatgatatgttatgttaagagaaagaccggttgtacccattctacgtcccggcacagttggactatgtagaggactataggtgacaataccatccgagatgtgatttgctgtgatgtgttgcatttcatgaaagcatgaaattttaatatatgatttcaccattttgctcactgggctttgtagctcacccctctcccctaaccccagatgtgcaggtacagggtagaccaggaggttagccagagttttgaagtatgtttatgtaatagttagattgtggacatgataattgtactatgatgtaatgtaagagattacagtatgttatgtaatgaggtatattgaggttataggtgtgcttgaccctatgtgtattgtaatcccttgttgaagcatgatcttagatatttgatgatacagatgttagccaactcatctcatgttgttttgcccattgaggcattgttgagatcccacagagggatcacgattatgatcaggactatgtacttgtatgttcaggttgagttggatgcatgaaagaaaagttttaatttttatgtatgattgttgatcatgtatgggattatacaggtttacaggttgtatgtcaggcttgctacgggtcccggcggccttaagccgatctggatcctagcgccggtagcggtccgactttcgggtcgttacagcatcAATGAGGAAGACTGCTGTCCCATCCTCATTGCCTGTAGTTCATCACGCATTTGAGCTATTATCTGATTTTGGTCTTCTACAATTTTCTGCAAACTATTATACTTCTCTTCAAACTTTGCTTCAATTTCCTTCTTCCATTCTGGTGATTGGGATGATGGAACATCTGTTGTTTTTCCCACAGTTCCTGTTTGAGAGAAGGCAGAAGAGGCAGCACTACCTAAACCATAAACTCGACTTCCTTGCCATCCTCCTGCTGCAGTAATGAATAATTGATCCTCATTAATAGTTCCTCCATCTCCTTCCACATGATCTGATCCCACATTCTGGCTTGAATGTTGTTCTTTTAGCTTCAAATAATTTTCCTAGAAAATCACAGAATAACAGTTCAATTTGAATACTAAAGTAAGAAAAAATGCTAATACCTACAAGATATGACAATTATAATACCTGCAAGATATCACATTTACAATACTTGCAAGATATGATAATAGAAAAATGAATCACACAACTTAGAATCACCTAGATATCAGaatcatacttgcaactgaaaatcaataaaacaactcaaaatcaatcacacaactgagaatcataaacaattttcttgtgagaatcacctagatatcagaatcatacttgcaactgaaaatcaatcacacaactcaaaatcaatcaacaactcaaaaacaatcacacaactgagaatcataaacaatttTCTTGGGATAATCACCTAAATATCAGaatcatacttgcaactgaaaatcaatcacacaactcaaaatcaatcaacaactcaaaatcaatcacacaactcaaaatcaatcaacaactcaaaatcaatcacacaactgagaatcataaacaatttcCAAGTGATAATCACCTAGATTTCAGaatcatacttgcaactgaaaatcaatcacacaactcaaaatcaatcaacaactcaaaatcaatcacacaactgagaATCATAAACGATTTCTTTGTGAGAATCACCTACATATCAGAATCATAATTGCAAttgaaaatcaatcacacaactgaaaatcaatcaaCAACTGAGAATCATATACAATTTCCTTGTGAGAATCATATACAATTTCCTTGTGAGAATCACCTACATATCATAATCATACTTGCAATTGAAAATCAATAACACAATTCAATATCAatcaacaactcaaaatcaatcacacaactaaAAATAAATCACATAGACATCAAAATCATACTTGCAAGATATTACTTAGAAAGTCAACTTGTTTATATAGAAACTTACATAAACAATTTCAGCTCGTTTATCAACAAATTTGTTGCGATCACTCTTTTTTGTATGGGTGTGGAGAAACAACTCAGCTGCTGTTGGAGGAACTTTGTCTGTGTTAGCATTTTGTATGCGTCTAGCATGCTCCTCATGTGTTATGGACCCACCTGTATGTGTAGAAGGACCAGCTCCTTCACCTCCCTTCTCTGTTAGGCGGTTCTTTGAGTACTTCATTGACTTTGCTACATACTCTGGAGTACTCTAATCTAAATTCCATTTATCCCAAACTTCAGTTGATATATAAGCactcctcttttttttcttcttttcatttgTCAGAAAGTCTTTGTATCGGGTAGCTGCTTTTTTATTCCATGCCTTCCTCACTATTGCAGCACTTCCCTCATCCCAGTGAAATTCTTtctgtaaattaatttaaaagacaCATGTATAATACAACATATATTATAAGACATTTTATCTTTGTTAGAATGCATAATATATTGCGTACCTCAAACTCTCTgaaataaaaatcttttgtgGATTGTTGGATATTCTTCCAGGAAGAACCCTCCTCGACATTGTACTTTTGAAAAATCTTGGTGCCTCCTCCATGAATTCAATTTGAGGCGGTAAACCAAACCCTTCAAGTACCATTTCATGGTATCGGCCATTAGCCCCAGTTTGAAAATCATTTTCCATGATAGTTTCAGACAATAGAACACTAGAGGTTCCTTGATCATCCCAACATTCACCATGTGCTGTCCACCTGTAGTAATTAGGGACGAAACCATTTTTCATCAGATGATAACGTACATCGTCCACACAGAGGAACCTCCGATTCGAACACCTTCTCATACTACAAGGACATCTTATATTCATATCATCCATACATTCAGGATGAGTTGAAGCAAATTGTATGAACTCTTCTAAACCGTTTAAAAAATCAGTACTCAACAACCCATCCTTGAGCCTATTATACATCCACTGTCGATTGGCATTCATTTTCCTACACAAGATATATgtagtaaaaatatataaattaaattcattaaaatgaGATATATAAGCACTCCtctttaagtggcgccaggccttcatttttttttaatttttttaattattaaaatattataattatattaattaaataatatattatttttaaaaattagataaatatttaaaatttaatatgaatatttaaaattataaaaattaaatttatttttatttgactgTCACTCGTATGTAATCACAGAATAATAATACTAAAGAAAATAACAATGAAATAACATCAGATTGATACTGAAGAAAGATAACCAAGTGTACAATGCAATAAAAGATGATCCACCGTCTTTGCCATTAGAATGCATTAAATAGTTGATATCCATcaaaataacaattaaaataattcttttcCTGAAAAAACACTCCTTTGACCATAAAATTCAATGCAAACATGACCTAAGTCTACATCCTGGGaacaaacataaaaaataattaaaaaaaggttTTTAAGGCCTATTTATTGATAAAGTTATGAATAAATCACACATAAATATTTGGTCAGTGCAGACAATGCACAAAACACACATAAATATCTGTAGCTTTCAAGATCAATTGTTGTTTCTAtgtgaatttttttctttcagaaTTCTGTAGTCATTGGTTGGTTGAACTAAAATGTAAATGCATTTCCAAGAAGTGaggaacttttattttttatatttccttTTTATGCAAATTAGAGTTCTTTTAAACAGTTGCATAAACAGATTCATGAAATAACTTCTTTAAGGAAACTTCTTGTATGTATCATACATCTATTGAGTAAACCATAATTTTAAGCAGCTAATATGGCATTTTTAGATTTGTGGTGTATAAACACCTGGGTGTAGGCAAGTCTTTCTCCATGTTTAATTGCTAATAGATTGGCTTTATGTTCAAtttattgtttttcttttccttttctcctTGAATATcctttcaaatttttaattttgtgaattaattttttctaacaGATATGAGATCAAGTTAAACAATGCTATCCTTGCTGAAGACAAGCACTTGCCTATGTAAGTTCCTGCTCCATTAtgctttaatttatatcaatcTTTTCTTTATCGGATTGTTCATAAACCATCAGTGATTGAAACAGAATAATTTTTATGCCTTACTGGGAAATGGTATTCATCCTTTAATTATCTTTTCCCCCCTTTTCTTGGCATGTTTTCATTGGTTTAGCTCAATCTTTCAGTTTTTCTATGagtgaaatattttattgattctTAATTCCTTTCCTGATGGTATTTTTGCAGGTATGAAGAAATGGCTAGCAAAGACAATGTAGAGTATATTGCTGGaggtaaaattataattttaatagtttgGATATTTAACCATGCCATTTGTTTAGATATTTCTTGTACAAGTTATTGAATAACAAGATCTATTGATGTCTGTCAACTGATGAGGATTGCTTTGTTGTGCTTCTTATAGGTgctactaaaaaaaaaataaaagttgctCAGGTTTGCTTTCTATTATCATTTGGCAGGGTAGAGATTTTGACTATGCTTCTCTATggatctcattcttttatttttcctctGCTGTTATATCTCTTGCAGTGGATGCTTCAAATTCCTGGTGCAACAAGTTATATGGGCTGTATTGGAAAGGATAAGTTTGgagaggagatgaagaaaaactcaAGGCAAGCTGGTGTCAATGTAACTACTCTGCTTCTTTTATTTCCTGTTTTTAGGTCATCTCTTGTGTTTAAGTTTAATAAGAGTGCTTATCAGGTACATTATTATGAGGATGAGACTGCTCCAACAGGGACATGTGCTGTTTGTGTTGTTGGTGGTGAGAGGTCAGTTTACCTTTTTAGCTTATATTTCTAATTTGCAGTGTTAATTAAGCCTTGTGCATTTGATGGCCACTTTTTCTTGTTGTGAGATGTTAATAAATGAGTTGGCTCACCTTTTGACACTGTCTCTTAAATATATGTGGTCCATCTGTACAACAATCAATTCTTTATTGCTTCATGTGCTGATACTATGAGGTTGTTTATTATGAATATGACCATAATGCTATTCTAGTTAATCAAACTAAATGTATCGCTAAAGGTCTTCTAAAGATTGAACctataaaaaacaaaaagattCATGTTGGTGGTTTACCACTATGTATCCCATTCTGCATTATATCAAGTTTCTTTTCACGGTATTGGTGTGCGTATGCCAGTTGTTATTTATATCATTCCTAAAGGCTATGATATTTAAAACGTAAAATTCAGCACCGGCAACATTCAGATTTCTCAGACTTCTAATGTTGGAAAGGAAAAAGATATTGAGGCATTGGTAGCATAAAGTTAAGCAGCAGTCTCTCATCTTCAATAATTATGTAAATTTCAACAAATTTCAACAAACCCATTCACATAAATTATGTAAATTTCAACAAATTTCAAATAACGAACAAACTTCAATAAACAAAATTCAACAAACTCATCTACACAAACTCATCAAATAACCTGTGGTGGAGCAATGGAAGAGCTACAGCGAGCAAACTGGAAACGGCTTGACTTGCCGAGGAGAAGCAAACTGGAAACGACCGATGAGGAGCTGCAGCGACTCTGGATTAAAGACGTGCCAAGGAGAGGCTGGTCTCTGGAGAAATGGATGCGGCTACTCCCTACCTGCCGCcagttaaaataattaaaaacaaatatatgaataaaaaagtaaaattatattaattcaacAAATATCAACAAACCCATTCACATAAATTATGTAAATTTCAACAAATTTCAAATAACGAACAAACTTCAATAAACAAAATTCAACAAACTCATCTACACAAACTCATCAAATAACCTGTGGTGGAGCAATGGAAGAGCTACAGCGAGCAAACTGGAAACGGCTTGACTTGCCGAGGAGAAGCAAACTGGAAACGACCGATGAGGAGCTGCAGCGACTCTGGACTAAAGACGTGCCAAGGAGAGGCTGGACTCTGGAGAAATGGATGCGGCTACTCCCTACCTGCCGCCAGCGTGCTGCTGGCCTGCTGCTgcgttttcttttttctttgatttgGGGAGagcgaaaaattaaaaaattttgaaataaataaacaaatgaaaattGAGGAGAAGCCATAAACAGATAATAGAGGAGAAACTGAGTAAAGAGAAGACAGAGACAAAAACTGAGCAAACCTGAAGAGAGTTCCGGTCAAAGGAGATTTCGCCGTCGTCGACTGGGTAGAGATAGGAGACGTCGCCGCTGCCGGCACTcttcagtgaagtgggggagagaggcgTTGATTAGGAAGGGAATCGGGGGAGAGAGGCGCGGACGGAGAGAGGGAAGTTTGACTTAGAGCAAAATGGGAAAATAGAAgagggattagggttagttttgttagtataGCTAATTAGTGATTAGGGATTAGAAATgagggattagggttagttttcttagggattagggattaagattagaaattagggattagggattagaATTAGGGATTAGAGTTAGGGATTaagaattagggattagggattatggattagagattagggttaattttgttAGGAATTAGGGATTAATTAGGAATTAGATTAGAGATTACAGATTAGTTATTAGGAATCAGGATTAATtttattagggattagggattaattaGGTATTAGatattaggggtgagcagaattcggttcaaaccgaaaaaatcgatcgaatcgaatcgatttgaaaatttggttcggttttttatacattttgattcggttcggtttttaattttaaaaattttaattatttcggttcggtttggttttgataaaaaaaaaataaaaaaaccgaaccgaaccgattaatgataataatatgttttttcaataatatagagaaattaaatcatatgaagattaaaatattttaattaaattttaaaatactaaaaataaagtgtaaaaaataaaaaaattattaaaaatcgaaaccgatcaaaccgaaccgaatcgaactgaatcagaccggttcagttcgatttggtttctgatcaaaatcggttcggttcgatttctataaacactaaaattttgattttcggtttattcggttcagttcggttttgaatcgaaccgaccgaatgctcaccacTAAAAGATATTAGGGATTAGGATTAGGAATTAGGTTAGATTGTTCCTTAAATTgtcaaaacgacgtcgttttgaaatcacttaatttaaaattttaaataaaataaaatttaattaaaaattaaattaaaattttaaaaataaaatggtcgctgattggtcgctatttagtgaccattttattttagtcgctaaatatggtCGCAAATAACTCGCACCATTAATTCCCGCTAAATTTAGCGACCATTTtatatttggtcgctaaatagcgaccaattaacgaccaaaaattggtcgctaagctttttgttaaataaatatattatttcattcatttagtcgcagaatggtcgctgattggtagctatatagcgaccaaaaaatatggtcgctaattttggtcgcaatttcacagtttttttgtagtgccaatctcatctgtgatcaccttgaccctttcaagatacacaaacgggtcatcccctttttcatactgaggagcacccaacttcatgtagtcggtcatcttgaccttgctcccaccagatgagctaggcttaggtactgagttttctggaactgtgggttctgctggtgggggaggagcagcatcccctgggatagggtttgctgaatttggatagtagggtggtggtggatacatggagtactgtgggtatggtgggtagtaagatgggtatggcatctgtgtgggataagggttaaagctatggtagtccgatgtgcctcccatcgaatacccggggttttgtgagaagggtgggtagtaaggtggctgaacaaatcccgaggcctgggtgcctcattgggactctcccataccttcttctgacatgctaactcccagactgccatccctcctctgctctacatccatatcatcccccatgtcctctgacattcctccctgaactgttcccctcactgatatgcttctacccagatccaaagaccttctagggtctcttactgctctttctctgctagacctgcttgacattgctgtaatacccggctagagtccgacgTCGGAAGTCCTATAGTCCAGTGGAATttctgatgtcggaatcctctggaCGGGTACGGAGTATGTTTTCCTATGTTTTGCAAgcgtttttatgttttaaagtgtttaaaagaatgagttttggaaagaaaagcatcaaggcagaaaagccaaggttcggccgccgaaggtcactttcggccgccgaacatgcatggctttcgggtttcacgtttggccgccgaaggtggtctggccagccacctataaaaggccctaggtcggtcaaatggataagattttctttccatttgcacgagctgaggtgagacttgaaCTTCCTTGtgtgatttatgtgttttctcaaatctttcatggttttgatggattttcatgtggttttgaagtttttgagcaaaaaagcaagtttggaagcttgaagAGGTtaagagaggatttctccatatctccacgtagggatcgttcaatctcttgtttggaagaggtaagtgaagatcttgaacttcctttcttgagttttgaaggttttatgggagttttatgggtagttatgcatgtttaggttaagggaGGTTTTTGATGATCTTTGGTGTCTATGCATGATTACGTGTTATTTGTCATGTTTGTTGAGGTGTTAGGATAGGTTTAgccctctttatgcatgttttatggtatatgctagttgggagtagttgctatgcatatTGGATAGGGtttgggtgaagtttgcatgaaacagagcaggtttctgcccaacaggcaaaaccaggttcggccgccgaaggaaggttcggccgccgaaggaaggttcggccgccgaaccccttgtggaggccgtttcggctgccaaagcttgcccccgaacatttggactttcgtctctagaggcaaggttcggccgccgaaagtgccgccgaaggttgagtttcgtctcta
This window harbors:
- the LOC122723994 gene encoding uncharacterized protein LOC122723994, encoding MASPQFSFVYLFQNFLIFRSPQIKEKRKRSSRPAARWRQVGSSRIHFSRVQPLLGTSLVQSRCSSSSVVSSLLLLGKSSRFQFARCSSSIAPPQVGSSRIHFSRDQPLLGTSLIQSRCSSSSVVSSLLLLGKSSRFQFARCSSSIAPPQENYLKLKEQHSSQNVGSDHVEGDGGTINEDQLFITAAGGWQGSRVYGLGSAASSAFSQTGTVGKTTDVPSSQSPEWKKEIEAKFEEKYNSLQKIVEDQNQIIAQMRDELQAMRMGQQSSSLML